One Streptomyces sp. B21-105 genomic region harbors:
- a CDS encoding GNAT family N-acetyltransferase: MHPMDVEKLSGLQVGRADSSDWPSLAEIDSVAAAGDHTRRDNIRRWCEQGVVLMARDSSGPLGYSVLEYTFFEQGFVTMLMVAPSARRRGVGARLLTAVETVCTTTKLFTSTNVSNHPMQQLLQRASWHPAGLLHGLDEGDPELFYLCPSTRLRDATSTGG; the protein is encoded by the coding sequence ATGCATCCCATGGACGTCGAGAAGCTCAGCGGGCTTCAGGTGGGCCGCGCCGATTCATCGGACTGGCCCTCGTTGGCCGAGATCGATTCCGTCGCGGCAGCAGGCGATCACACACGACGGGACAACATCCGGCGCTGGTGCGAACAGGGTGTGGTCCTCATGGCCCGAGACTCATCCGGACCTTTGGGTTACAGCGTGCTGGAGTACACCTTCTTCGAGCAGGGCTTCGTCACCATGCTGATGGTCGCCCCCAGCGCCCGCCGACGAGGTGTGGGCGCACGTCTCCTCACGGCCGTCGAGACCGTATGCACCACCACGAAGCTGTTCACCTCGACGAACGTCTCCAACCACCCCATGCAGCAGCTACTACAACGCGCCAGCTGGCACCCGGCCGGTCTGCTCCACGGCCTGGACGAGGGAGATCCCGAACTCTTCTACCTCTGCCCGAGCACTCGACTCCGCGACGCCACAAGCACCGGAGGTTGA
- a CDS encoding DUF6879 family protein encodes MSQNVPSFDELMDAAQLSAVHLEMRDQYAVGDEADDYDTWLRTGLRDTDPTSRYWAPWVALISRAVARGVVVRRARIVSEPVTDYVRYEHAGTVVNLHAGELVRWLPRRGAADLMLPGADLWIFDDTQVLFNHFSGDGDWSGDVPMELRTEPTTVKQCSDAFEAVWERAVPHDDYEIH; translated from the coding sequence ATGTCGCAGAACGTACCCAGCTTTGACGAGCTGATGGACGCCGCGCAGCTCTCCGCCGTGCACCTGGAGATGCGCGATCAGTACGCGGTCGGCGACGAGGCCGACGACTACGACACCTGGCTGCGCACCGGCCTGCGGGACACGGATCCCACTTCCCGGTACTGGGCTCCGTGGGTCGCCCTGATCTCCCGAGCGGTTGCCCGTGGAGTGGTGGTACGACGTGCTCGCATCGTGTCCGAACCGGTCACCGACTACGTCCGCTACGAGCACGCCGGAACCGTCGTCAATCTGCACGCAGGCGAACTCGTTCGCTGGCTGCCCCGTAGAGGGGCGGCGGACCTGATGCTGCCCGGTGCCGACCTGTGGATCTTCGACGACACACAGGTTCTCTTCAACCACTTCTCGGGCGACGGCGACTGGAGCGGTGACGTTCCCATGGAGCTACGCACCGAGCCGACTACCGTCAAGCAGTGCTCGGACGCCTTCGAGGCAGTATGGGAGCGCGCCGTCCCGCACGACGACTACGAGATCCACTGA
- a CDS encoding MFS transporter yields MTSAEAAEAAVPAGRGRTITTDIPARLDRLPWSRWHWTIVFGLGTVWILDGLEVTVVGNIAARLSEPGSGLPITSGQVTGIAAALYVAGACLGALFWGRLTDKWGRKKLFMITLAVYLAATALTAISFDTWWFLLFRFLTGFGIGGEYAAINSAIDELIPALYRGRVDLIINGSFWLGAVGGSLLSIVALDTDLFAADVGWRLTFALGAVLALVILLVRRHVPESPRWLLIHGRDREAEDIVGSIERQIESERGKRLPRAEGELTIHQRRSVSFVEIGRTVFSDYRRRSFLGFSLFIGQAFLYNAITFGFGAILTKFFDVPSGNTGYYFAVIAIGNFCGPLLLGKLFDTVGRRVMISSTYLLSGVLLFGTAWLFDQGSLNATTMTACWCAVLFFASAGASSAYLTVSEVFPMETRAMSIAFFYALGTAAGGISGPLLFARLTDTGKVGDTVLAFSIGATLMCLAGLVAAFLAVKAERRSLEDIAKPLTAAATKAREATKPGDGGARKATA; encoded by the coding sequence ATGACCAGCGCAGAAGCCGCGGAAGCCGCAGTGCCGGCCGGGAGAGGCCGCACGATCACCACCGACATCCCTGCCCGTCTCGACCGGCTGCCGTGGTCGCGCTGGCACTGGACCATCGTCTTCGGGCTCGGCACGGTGTGGATCCTGGACGGCCTGGAGGTCACGGTCGTCGGGAACATCGCCGCCCGGCTGTCCGAGCCGGGCAGCGGCCTGCCCATCACCTCCGGTCAGGTCACCGGCATCGCGGCCGCGCTGTATGTGGCCGGTGCCTGCCTGGGCGCACTGTTCTGGGGCCGGCTGACCGACAAGTGGGGCCGCAAGAAGCTGTTCATGATCACCCTCGCGGTGTATCTGGCGGCCACCGCCCTGACCGCGATCTCCTTCGACACCTGGTGGTTCCTGCTGTTCCGGTTCCTCACCGGCTTCGGCATCGGCGGTGAGTACGCGGCGATCAACTCGGCGATCGACGAGCTGATCCCGGCGCTGTACCGGGGACGCGTCGACCTGATCATCAACGGCAGCTTCTGGCTGGGCGCGGTCGGCGGTTCGCTGCTGTCGATCGTCGCGTTGGACACGGACCTCTTCGCGGCGGACGTGGGCTGGCGGCTGACGTTCGCGCTGGGCGCCGTCCTCGCTCTGGTGATCCTGCTCGTACGGCGGCACGTTCCGGAGAGTCCGCGCTGGCTGCTGATCCACGGCAGGGACCGGGAGGCCGAGGACATCGTCGGTTCGATCGAGCGGCAGATCGAGTCGGAACGGGGGAAGCGGCTGCCGCGGGCCGAGGGCGAGCTCACCATCCACCAGCGTCGCAGCGTCTCCTTCGTCGAGATCGGCCGCACGGTGTTCTCCGACTATCGGCGCCGTTCGTTCCTCGGCTTCTCCCTCTTCATCGGGCAGGCGTTCCTGTACAACGCGATCACCTTCGGCTTCGGCGCGATCCTCACCAAGTTCTTCGACGTGCCGAGCGGCAACACCGGCTACTACTTCGCCGTCATCGCGATCGGCAACTTCTGCGGCCCGCTGCTGCTGGGCAAGCTGTTCGACACGGTCGGCCGGCGGGTGATGATCTCCTCGACGTATCTGCTGTCCGGTGTGCTGCTGTTCGGCACGGCGTGGCTGTTCGACCAGGGCTCGCTCAACGCGACGACGATGACGGCCTGCTGGTGCGCGGTGCTGTTCTTCGCGTCGGCGGGCGCGTCGAGCGCCTACCTGACGGTGTCCGAGGTGTTCCCGATGGAGACCCGCGCGATGTCCATCGCGTTCTTCTACGCCCTCGGCACCGCCGCGGGCGGCATCAGCGGCCCCCTGCTGTTCGCCAGGCTCACCGACACGGGCAAGGTCGGCGACACGGTCCTCGCGTTCTCCATCGGCGCGACCCTGATGTGCCTGGCAGGGCTGGTCGCGGCGTTCCTCGCGGTCAAGGCCGAGCGACGCTCCCTGGAGGACATCGCCAAGCCCCTGACGGCGGCGGCGACGAAGGCCCGCGAGGCCACGAAGCCGGGCGACGGCGGCGCGCGAAAGGCGACCGCCTGA
- a CDS encoding alginate lyase family protein, which translates to MLKAAGVVAGAAAVGVTAAPSATAAGYAHPGLLHTGADLARMAAKVKAGAAPYAAGYARLTANRHANSGWTANPQTIVYRGGGSPQNYATLYHDLHAAYQNGLRFHVSGERAHADTAVAILNAWSAKLTSLAGSADRFLAAGLYGYQAANAAELVRDHAGFELERFQKTLTTVFSPLSESFLVNHNGAVVTNYWPNWDLAAMTCVLATGIFCDDSARVEQAVEYFKNGSGLGAVRKAIPVVHDDGLGEWLEAGRDQGHALLGVGLMGTFCEMAWNQGIDLYGYDDNRFLKGAQYVARWSLGGDVAYTANTRRKGAIGGWSGTETASDAARTDPAMTRPIWAMIANHYTRRRGLSATYLTRAAAKSAPEGGGGDYGPNSGGYDQLGFGTLTFTRDRDPNGGGDGGRGLSAAAGASGSGSGSGGSGRAAAPAAGSSASTSPADAAGRGAQASPDGHASAADTAAAGRGGGLATTGAADLAAWSAATGITAVAGGLLLLRRRGRTRGTVE; encoded by the coding sequence ATGCTGAAGGCCGCGGGTGTGGTCGCCGGGGCGGCCGCCGTCGGTGTCACCGCGGCCCCGTCGGCGACCGCGGCCGGGTACGCCCACCCCGGGCTCCTGCACACCGGCGCGGACCTGGCCCGGATGGCCGCCAAGGTGAAGGCGGGCGCCGCGCCCTACGCGGCCGGATACGCCAGACTCACCGCCAACCGGCATGCGAACAGCGGCTGGACGGCCAACCCGCAGACGATCGTGTACCGCGGCGGCGGCTCACCCCAGAACTACGCGACCCTGTACCACGACCTGCACGCCGCCTACCAGAACGGTCTGCGGTTCCACGTCAGCGGTGAGCGCGCCCACGCCGACACCGCCGTCGCGATCCTCAACGCCTGGTCGGCGAAACTGACTTCGCTCGCGGGCTCCGCCGACCGGTTCCTCGCCGCCGGGCTCTACGGCTACCAGGCCGCCAACGCCGCCGAACTCGTACGCGACCACGCCGGCTTCGAACTCGAGCGCTTCCAGAAGACGCTGACCACCGTCTTCTCCCCGCTCAGCGAGAGCTTCCTCGTCAACCACAACGGCGCCGTGGTCACCAACTACTGGCCCAACTGGGACCTCGCCGCCATGACCTGCGTCCTCGCCACCGGCATCTTCTGCGACGACAGCGCCCGGGTGGAACAGGCCGTCGAGTACTTCAAGAACGGCTCCGGGCTCGGCGCCGTCCGCAAGGCCATCCCGGTGGTGCACGACGACGGCCTCGGCGAGTGGCTGGAGGCCGGGCGCGACCAGGGCCACGCGCTGCTCGGCGTCGGCCTGATGGGCACGTTCTGCGAGATGGCCTGGAACCAGGGCATCGACCTGTACGGCTACGACGACAACCGCTTCCTCAAGGGCGCCCAGTACGTGGCCAGATGGAGCCTCGGCGGCGATGTCGCCTACACCGCCAACACCCGCCGCAAGGGCGCGATCGGCGGCTGGTCGGGGACGGAGACCGCGTCCGACGCGGCCCGCACGGACCCGGCGATGACCCGGCCGATCTGGGCGATGATCGCCAACCACTACACCCGGCGCCGGGGGCTCTCCGCCACCTACCTCACCCGTGCCGCCGCCAAGTCCGCGCCCGAGGGCGGCGGCGGGGACTACGGCCCCAACAGCGGCGGCTACGACCAACTCGGCTTCGGCACCCTGACGTTCACCCGCGACCGGGACCCGAACGGGGGCGGGGACGGGGGCCGAGGCCTGTCGGCGGCGGCCGGGGCGTCCGGTTCAGGTTCCGGTTCCGGCGGCTCTGGCCGGGCCGCGGCCCCGGCGGCGGGCTCGTCCGCGTCGACGTCGCCGGCGGACGCGGCGGGCCGGGGGGCGCAGGCGTCCCCGGACGGCCACGCCTCCGCCGCCGACACCGCCGCCGCAGGGCGTGGGGGCGGTCTCGCCACCACGGGCGCCGCCGACCTCGCCGCCTGGAGCGCCGCCACCGGGATCACCGCCGTGGCCGGCGGCCTGCTGCTCCTGCGCCGCCGGGGACGCACCCGGGGGACGGTCGAATAG
- the serS gene encoding serine--tRNA ligase: MHDARALLEMGAEAVRRLARRGYSLDLFALESLQSRRNQNIRSADELRAESKRVASEVQQTARQGGDISKLKEHAREVKEQVREIEAEQERVQEKLRTLLLTIPNLPDDRTPDGDSEEFAVEVRRVGTPPSFSFTPKDHVDLGEATGILDFARATKLSGPRFAVSRGAGAALERALATLFLDLHTRRHDYVEHSVPFLVTRKTMTGTGQLPKFEEDLFKTGVADRELFLVPTAEVPLTNLYADEIIPPSDLPVAITAQTPCFRSEAGSYGRDTRGLIRQHQFTKVEMVRICDPEEADAELEKLLGHAEACLKELGLAYRVVTLAAGDTGFSAQLTYDLEVWFPSQSTYREISSVSNFGTFQGRRANIRTRGADGKPKPVATLNGSGLPVGRTLAALLEQGQQEDGSIVLPESLVPYLGFRRISADGTPEA; this comes from the coding sequence ATGCATGATGCCCGCGCCCTTCTCGAAATGGGTGCCGAAGCGGTTCGTCGCCTCGCTCGCCGCGGATACTCGCTGGACCTGTTCGCGCTGGAGAGTCTCCAGTCCCGGCGAAACCAGAACATCCGCTCGGCCGACGAGCTGCGGGCAGAGTCCAAGCGGGTGGCCAGCGAGGTCCAGCAGACCGCGAGGCAGGGCGGGGACATCTCCAAGCTGAAGGAGCACGCCCGCGAGGTCAAGGAACAGGTCCGCGAGATCGAGGCCGAGCAGGAGCGGGTGCAGGAGAAACTCCGCACGCTCCTCCTCACCATCCCGAACCTCCCGGACGACAGGACACCCGATGGCGACTCCGAGGAGTTCGCGGTCGAGGTCCGCCGGGTCGGTACCCCGCCGTCGTTCTCGTTCACCCCAAAGGACCATGTCGATCTCGGCGAGGCCACCGGCATCCTCGACTTCGCTCGGGCCACGAAGCTGTCGGGCCCTCGCTTCGCCGTGTCGCGAGGAGCCGGGGCAGCCCTTGAACGGGCGCTCGCCACGCTCTTCCTCGACCTCCACACCCGCCGGCACGACTACGTCGAGCATTCGGTGCCGTTCCTGGTCACGCGCAAGACAATGACGGGCACGGGCCAGCTGCCCAAGTTCGAGGAGGACCTGTTCAAGACCGGCGTCGCAGACCGTGAACTGTTCCTGGTCCCGACGGCCGAGGTCCCGCTCACCAATCTCTACGCCGACGAGATCATTCCGCCCTCCGACCTCCCGGTCGCGATCACCGCGCAGACTCCGTGCTTCCGCTCGGAGGCCGGCTCGTACGGCCGCGACACCCGGGGCCTGATCCGTCAGCATCAGTTCACCAAGGTGGAGATGGTGCGGATCTGCGATCCCGAGGAGGCCGACGCCGAGCTGGAGAAATTGCTCGGCCACGCCGAAGCCTGCCTGAAGGAGCTGGGCCTCGCCTACCGCGTCGTCACCCTCGCCGCAGGTGACACGGGCTTCTCCGCCCAGCTCACCTACGACTTGGAGGTCTGGTTCCCCAGCCAGAGCACCTACCGCGAGATTTCGTCGGTCTCGAACTTCGGCACCTTCCAAGGACGGCGCGCGAATATCCGCACCCGCGGTGCGGACGGAAAACCCAAGCCGGTCGCCACGCTCAACGGCTCGGGCCTCCCGGTCGGCCGCACCCTGGCCGCGCTCCTCGAACAGGGCCAGCAAGAGGACGGCTCGATCGTCCTGCCCGAATCACTCGTCCCGTACCTCGGCTTCCGCCGTATCTCGGCGGACGGAACACCGGAGGCATAG
- a CDS encoding MFS transporter: MTETPTVPEQDRRSTHHATSPPAVFWRYWAAATVSDAGTAVTALALPLVALTVLDVTALQAALLAAAGQISWLLLSLPAGVIAQRVPLRRFQVTLDLVRFAAVGSLPLAWWLDGLTYPHLLLAALVTGAATVLFDIGNSTFLPAIVPDRQLAARNSLMSGTHAVTETGGPSGGGLLVHAAGPVGALLVDAASYLLSAVLLRTLPERRPAARTGDGALRLIREGWTYVTRHRVMLPCMLWATATNFVCAALLALTPLYLVREAGLTPVQLGVVLAMEGVGALAGSAVAVRLTRRFGTARGLVGAALAGGAAALLIPLTTSAADAYWFALGNAGFAFGVVIGSIATRTHRQTESPPELLSRVMATVRFVSWGAQPLGALTAGLLATYAGTHAALWTVCTAALLPPLYLLAVPVGRRRDLA; this comes from the coding sequence ATGACCGAGACACCGACGGTCCCGGAGCAGGATCGCCGCAGTACCCACCACGCGACATCCCCACCGGCCGTCTTCTGGCGCTACTGGGCTGCCGCCACCGTCAGTGACGCGGGCACCGCCGTCACCGCCCTCGCTCTGCCCCTGGTCGCCCTCACGGTCCTCGACGTCACCGCGCTCCAGGCCGCCTTGCTCGCCGCAGCCGGACAGATCTCCTGGCTGCTGCTCAGCCTGCCGGCCGGAGTGATCGCCCAGCGCGTCCCGCTCCGCCGCTTCCAGGTCACCCTCGATCTCGTACGGTTCGCAGCCGTCGGATCCCTCCCGCTCGCCTGGTGGCTCGACGGGCTCACCTACCCGCACCTGTTGCTCGCCGCTCTGGTCACCGGCGCCGCGACCGTACTCTTCGACATCGGCAACTCGACGTTTCTGCCCGCCATCGTCCCGGACCGGCAACTCGCCGCCCGAAACAGCCTGATGTCCGGCACGCACGCCGTCACCGAGACCGGAGGACCCTCCGGGGGCGGCCTCCTCGTGCACGCCGCGGGCCCGGTCGGCGCGCTCCTCGTGGACGCGGCCAGCTACCTGCTCTCAGCCGTGCTGCTGCGCACTCTCCCCGAACGCCGTCCCGCCGCCCGCACCGGCGACGGCGCCCTCCGGCTGATCCGCGAGGGCTGGACGTACGTGACGCGGCACCGGGTGATGCTGCCCTGCATGCTCTGGGCCACCGCCACCAACTTCGTCTGCGCCGCCCTTCTCGCCCTCACACCCCTCTACCTGGTCCGTGAGGCCGGACTGACGCCCGTACAACTCGGCGTGGTGCTCGCCATGGAGGGAGTCGGCGCGCTCGCCGGATCCGCCGTGGCGGTCCGACTGACCCGGCGGTTCGGCACCGCCCGGGGGCTCGTCGGGGCCGCGCTGGCCGGCGGCGCCGCCGCCCTGCTGATCCCGCTGACCACGTCCGCGGCCGACGCGTACTGGTTCGCCCTGGGCAACGCCGGCTTCGCCTTCGGCGTCGTCATCGGGTCGATCGCCACCCGCACCCATCGCCAGACCGAGTCCCCGCCCGAGCTCCTCTCCCGTGTCATGGCCACCGTCCGCTTCGTCTCCTGGGGCGCCCAGCCGCTCGGCGCCCTCACCGCAGGCCTGCTCGCCACGTACGCGGGGACGCACGCGGCTCTGTGGACGGTGTGCACGGCCGCGCTCCTGCCGCCGCTGTACCTGCTCGCGGTCCCGGTCGGCCGCCGCCGGGACCTCGCCTGA
- a CDS encoding DUF445 domain-containing protein: MDRTEEPTGAGAARAGATRAGAADPGAAGTTPAGTGAARAMTVFSAADEEKRRGVRRMKLTAAGLLLFVAVVYVLAEWAAHRGAGPWASYVAAAAEAGMVGALADWFAVTALFRHPLGLPIPHTAIIPNKKDQLGVSLGEFVGENFLSEDVVRQRLRSVGIGTRLGAWLAEPEHADRVTAELATALRGALTVLRDADVQAVVGEAITRRADAQEIAPGIGKLLERIVRDGGHRRAVDLVVSRAYDWLVLHGDSVMGAVEGGAPGWTPRFVDRRIGERVYKELLRFCAEMRDMPSHPARGALDRFLRDFATDLQSDTETRARVERLKGEVLGRGEVQDLIASAWTAVRSMIVAAAEDERSELRLRVRASLLSLGARMATEPKVQEKVDSWVEGAAVHVVTTYRKEITSLITDTVAGWDAEHTTRKIEANIGRDLQFIRINGTVVGSLAGLLIYTVARSLGA, encoded by the coding sequence ATGGATCGTACGGAGGAACCGACGGGCGCCGGAGCGGCCCGTGCCGGGGCGACCCGTGCCGGAGCGGCGGACCCCGGGGCCGCAGGCACGACACCGGCGGGCACCGGGGCGGCGCGGGCGATGACCGTGTTCAGCGCCGCGGACGAGGAGAAGCGGCGCGGGGTGCGCCGGATGAAGCTCACCGCGGCGGGGCTGCTGCTGTTCGTGGCGGTGGTGTACGTCCTCGCCGAGTGGGCCGCGCACCGGGGGGCGGGCCCGTGGGCGTCGTATGTCGCGGCGGCCGCGGAGGCGGGCATGGTCGGCGCGCTCGCCGACTGGTTCGCGGTGACGGCGCTGTTCCGGCACCCGCTCGGCCTGCCCATCCCGCACACGGCGATCATCCCGAACAAGAAGGACCAGCTGGGCGTGTCGCTGGGTGAGTTCGTCGGGGAGAACTTCCTCTCCGAGGACGTGGTGCGGCAGCGGCTGCGGTCGGTGGGCATCGGCACCCGGCTGGGCGCCTGGCTGGCGGAGCCCGAGCACGCCGACCGGGTGACGGCGGAGCTGGCGACGGCCCTGCGCGGCGCGCTGACGGTGCTGCGCGACGCGGACGTGCAGGCGGTGGTCGGCGAGGCGATCACCCGGCGTGCCGACGCGCAGGAGATCGCGCCGGGCATCGGGAAGCTGCTGGAGCGGATCGTCCGGGACGGCGGCCACCGGCGGGCCGTGGACCTGGTGGTGTCGCGGGCCTACGACTGGCTGGTGCTGCACGGCGACTCGGTGATGGGCGCGGTGGAGGGCGGCGCGCCCGGCTGGACGCCCCGGTTCGTGGACCGGCGGATCGGTGAACGCGTCTACAAGGAGCTGCTGCGGTTCTGCGCGGAGATGCGGGACATGCCGTCCCATCCGGCCCGGGGCGCCCTCGACCGTTTCCTTCGTGACTTCGCCACCGACCTGCAGTCCGACACGGAGACGCGCGCGCGGGTGGAGCGGCTGAAGGGCGAGGTGCTGGGCCGGGGCGAGGTGCAGGATCTGATCGCGTCGGCCTGGACGGCCGTCCGCTCCATGATCGTGGCGGCCGCGGAGGACGAGCGCAGTGAGCTGCGGCTGCGGGTGCGGGCCTCGCTGCTGTCGCTGGGGGCGCGGATGGCGACCGAGCCCAAGGTGCAGGAGAAGGTCGACAGCTGGGTGGAGGGTGCGGCGGTGCACGTCGTGACGACGTACCGCAAGGAGATCACCTCGCTGATCACCGACACCGTGGCGGGCTGGGACGCGGAGCACACGACGCGCAAGATCGAGGCCAACATCGGTCGTGACCTGCAGTTCATCCGGATCAACGGCACGGTGGTGGGTTCGCTGGCCGGGCTGCTCATCTACACGGTGGCGCGCTCGCTGGGGGCGTAG
- the aspS gene encoding aspartate--tRNA(Asn) ligase, with the protein MIHSRVHVSDLREHVGRTVSVCGWVNTLRLQRKMQFVIVRDHTGMVQVTHKRDDGPLEARLEGLTSESAVRITGRVVDAAQVKLGGLEIVPEAVEVLNPAATPLPIDEHTGLEQRMDWRFLDVRRRPAPQLMFAVQTTLEQGTREYAYAQGATEMHTPKLMGTASESGAEVFKLGYFGRNAYLAQSPQFFKQMAIAAGIGKVFEIGPVFRAEPSFTSRHATEFTGVDVELAWIDGVEDVMAFEEQMLAHAIAKVADAHGEAIAEHFGVEVTVPTTPFPRITMSEAHEILRQGGWDPAGVKEDLDPEGERGISAHIRKTTGHEFVFITHYPVGIRPFYHMRPADDPSVTLSFDLLWQGLEVTTGAQREHRHDVLLKQADEKGMSTEPMQDYMNAFRYGCPPHGGLGMGLGRVLMVMLGLDSIREATFLFRGPNRLTP; encoded by the coding sequence ATGATCCACAGCCGCGTACACGTCTCCGACCTGCGAGAACACGTCGGCCGTACCGTTTCCGTCTGCGGGTGGGTGAACACCCTCCGCCTGCAGCGCAAGATGCAGTTCGTCATCGTGCGCGACCACACCGGCATGGTGCAGGTGACCCACAAGCGTGACGACGGGCCACTGGAGGCCCGGCTCGAAGGCCTCACATCCGAGTCCGCCGTCAGGATCACCGGCCGCGTAGTCGACGCGGCCCAGGTCAAGCTCGGCGGCCTGGAGATCGTCCCCGAAGCGGTCGAGGTCCTGAACCCGGCCGCCACGCCTCTGCCGATCGACGAGCACACCGGCCTGGAGCAGCGCATGGACTGGCGCTTCCTTGACGTGCGCCGCCGTCCCGCCCCCCAGCTGATGTTCGCCGTGCAGACCACCCTGGAACAGGGCACGCGCGAGTACGCATACGCGCAGGGTGCCACCGAGATGCACACCCCCAAGCTCATGGGCACCGCCTCCGAGTCCGGCGCGGAGGTCTTCAAGCTCGGCTACTTCGGCCGCAACGCCTATCTGGCTCAGTCGCCGCAGTTCTTCAAGCAGATGGCGATCGCGGCCGGCATCGGCAAGGTCTTCGAGATCGGGCCGGTCTTCCGCGCCGAGCCGTCGTTCACCTCCCGGCACGCCACCGAGTTCACAGGCGTCGACGTGGAGTTGGCCTGGATCGACGGCGTCGAGGACGTGATGGCGTTCGAGGAGCAGATGCTCGCCCACGCGATCGCCAAGGTCGCCGACGCGCACGGCGAGGCGATCGCCGAGCACTTCGGCGTCGAGGTCACCGTGCCCACGACGCCCTTTCCCCGGATCACGATGTCCGAGGCGCACGAGATCCTGCGCCAGGGCGGCTGGGACCCGGCAGGGGTCAAGGAGGACCTGGACCCGGAGGGCGAGCGGGGCATCTCGGCTCACATCAGGAAGACCACCGGACACGAGTTCGTGTTCATCACGCACTACCCGGTCGGCATCCGGCCCTTCTACCACATGCGGCCTGCCGACGACCCGAGCGTGACCTTGAGCTTCGACCTGCTGTGGCAGGGCCTGGAAGTGACCACGGGCGCTCAGCGTGAGCACCGGCACGACGTGCTGCTGAAGCAGGCCGACGAGAAGGGCATGAGCACCGAGCCGATGCAGGACTACATGAACGCGTTCCGGTACGGGTGCCCGCCGCACGGAGGCCTCGGCATGGGCCTCGGGCGGGTGCTGATGGTCATGCTCGGCCTGGACTCCATCCGTGAGGCCACGTTCCTCTTCCGCGGGCCGAACCGGCTCACGCCGTAG
- a CDS encoding spore-associated protein: MRFTHSMLGTAALATVALAATTALAGPASAAPNTTPQKVCGSGYKTVNSAAVGTLGTVYLAYNAGNGNNCVVTIRNNPGTAMDMAAWIYVPETNEGDSDSGRYTSFAGPSYVIGKNLCVDWGGSIGNTTVAVTGSNCGSLKEHRTTTTR; encoded by the coding sequence ATGCGCTTCACGCACTCCATGCTCGGCACCGCCGCGCTGGCCACTGTGGCCCTGGCGGCCACCACCGCTCTCGCGGGACCCGCCTCCGCCGCACCCAACACCACCCCGCAGAAAGTCTGCGGAAGCGGCTACAAGACGGTGAACTCCGCCGCCGTCGGCACGCTGGGCACCGTCTACCTCGCCTACAACGCCGGCAACGGCAACAACTGCGTCGTGACGATCCGCAACAACCCCGGCACCGCCATGGACATGGCCGCCTGGATCTACGTCCCCGAGACCAACGAAGGCGACAGCGACTCCGGTCGCTACACCTCGTTCGCCGGCCCCTCCTACGTCATCGGCAAGAACCTCTGCGTCGACTGGGGCGGCAGCATCGGCAACACCACGGTGGCGGTGACGGGCTCCAACTGCGGCTCCCTCAAGGAGCACCGGACCACGACCACCCGCTGA